The window TTTACAGCCGGAATATAGCTACCAAAAGCAGTTTGCGCATAAACCGGTTGGTTAATCATTCCCGGGCTAACCTTAAAAGCAAAGTTGTTATCAACCGTGTACGAGTGGATAAACTTGGCATCAATATAGGCATCAATGGTTTGAATACCCCATGCGCCTAAAATACCCAGGATACTTAAATCGCGGTTGCGTCGGTAACTGTCAAGCGCATCATATATATTCTGGGCGGGCACTTTATTATTGGTGTAGGCTATGTACTCATCGTAATAGGCGTCGCCTTTTACCGGCGCCACGCCGCTTTTATAATAATGGGCAAGTATATTAAACTCGTTATAGTAATGCTGGTTAAATATTACTGCCGAAGCCAACAGGCCTATCCCTGTATAAATGATAGGCACTTTCCACCAGCGGTGATTATACAACTGCCCCCAGCCGGGTATCATCAGCGAGTGCATTACCGCTTTGTGCGGGCTGTGGGTACTATCGGGGTGGTATTCCTTCTCTTTTTTTATAGGCGGTGCAAAAGAGCCCGGCGCGGTGCCCGACGCCTTTTTAAAAGTATCTTTTTTGGCTACCGATGTGGTATCTGCATGTTGTTGCTGCGCGTTGGCCGCAAAAGCAAATAGCATAACAAAACCAATAATTAACAAATATTTATACATGCAGCTGATAAAATTTAAATAAACCCAGGCTTTTAAAACTTGATAAGAGGCCCGCTTTTATTTGATTACAAAGGTAATTTTTATAGCCGGATTAAGAAGCTATATCCCGCCGTTACAAAAACACCTTATTAAACAAATCATTAACAGGTTTAGCCAGTAATTATTATATACACATTAACTATTATATAAAAAAAGCCGGCCGCTGATAAGAATTTATCAGCAGCCGGCTTTTTATTTTTTGTATTTTAATTATGTCTATCAGCATTGTATAGGAGTCAGGCTATCTTCTATCTTGATTCCTGACTCTTAACTCTTGATTCTCATAACCTACCAATCCAGCATCTCGAGGATACGGCCAAGGTCATCCTCTGACAAGAAAGGAATTTCGATAACCCCGTTGCCCTTGGCGCCTAACTTAAGCGTTACCCGCGAACTGAATTTTGAAGCTAAATCGTCCTGTATTTTTTGTAGCTGATATGAAACAGGCTCGGGTTGCTTGCCTTCCTTTTTTACGGGGGCCTTCTGCATTTCCCTAACTAATTCTTCAACCTTACGAACCGATAAGCCTTGCTGAATAATATGCTGATGCAGATATAATTGTTTGGCCGGATCGTCAATAGTGATGAGAGCCTTGGCATGGCCCATAGTAAGCGCACCATCGCGGATAGATGCCTGGATGCTTGGCGGCAATTTTAATAAACGAAGGTAGTTAGTAACCGTCGACCGGTTTTTGCTTACCCTGTCGCCCAGCTCTTCTTGTTTCAGGTTACATTCTTCAATCATCCGCTGAAAGCTCAGGGCTACTTCAATAGCATTCAGGTTTTCGCGCTGGATGTTTTCAATGAGGGCCATTTCCAGCATTTG is drawn from Mucilaginibacter ginsenosidivorax and contains these coding sequences:
- a CDS encoding ParB/RepB/Spo0J family partition protein: MSSERRNALGKGLSALLNDSVNVQPYQNKSTKKEEASTSAAEVSSLGSVNEIRLDEIEVNPFQPRTDFDELALNELADSIKLQGLIQPITVRRINAHKYQLISGERRFRASKLAGLTQLPAYVRTANDQQMLEMALIENIQRENLNAIEVALSFQRMIEECNLKQEELGDRVSKNRSTVTNYLRLLKLPPSIQASIRDGALTMGHAKALITIDDPAKQLYLHQHIIQQGLSVRKVEELVREMQKAPVKKEGKQPEPVSYQLQKIQDDLASKFSSRVTLKLGAKGNGVIEIPFLSEDDLGRILEMLDW
- a CDS encoding DUF5683 domain-containing protein, producing MYKYLLIIGFVMLFAFAANAQQQHADTTSVAKKDTFKKASGTAPGSFAPPIKKEKEYHPDSTHSPHKAVMHSLMIPGWGQLYNHRWWKVPIIYTGIGLLASAVIFNQHYYNEFNILAHYYKSGVAPVKGDAYYDEYIAYTNNKVPAQNIYDALDSYRRNRDLSILGILGAWGIQTIDAYIDAKFIHSYTVDNNFAFKVSPGMINQPVYAQTAFGSYIPAVKVTFTF